The Carassius auratus strain Wakin unplaced genomic scaffold, ASM336829v1 scaf_tig00008058, whole genome shotgun sequence DNA window GGTTGTTCtgaaggtgtgtaaaaaaaaatttaacacttCTGGGCATTggggtcaatatgaccccaattgaaaatgaatgggaaatgcaaaaaaacgtgtgtttttttcatttgcccccccaaaaaaaaacaataaatgcaacataaatctgaaaattttcacacagaaattaagGCCTGGTACTTGAGCACAAATGCAATGTAGaaaacacatgctcacacacacacacacaaacacacacacacacaaacacacacaggtatgCCACAGAGAGCATTTATATAGAATTTGGCAAATACGATTTGTCTAATAAAATCGGccacacatgcagaaaaaaaagatataaagggGTGAGACCtaatatgcgcacacacacacacacacacacacacacacacctacacaaacacacacacacacacacacacacacatacacacacacacacaaacacttacacacactcagacagagaCACTCTCCACTCTacacgctctctctccctctctcacactctctcactcactctctcacacacacacacacacacacacacaaaagacacttacactcacactcacacacacacacacacacacacacacacacacaaagacaaagacacttacactcacacagagacccaGGCACACTTGCCCTCTCTCCCTTTTTCTCTTACTCACACTTtctctacatctctctctctctcttacacacacacacacttacactcacacagacacaaagatacatacacacacacacacacacacacacacacacacacacagaaacacacacacagagacccacgcacacatgctctctcttgccctctctctctctctctctctctctctctctctctctctctctctcacacacacacacacacacacacacacacacacacacacacacacagacacttacacacacacacacacacacacaaagtcacttacacacacacacacacacacacacacagagagagacacgcaggcacacatgctctctctctccctctcactcacactctctatctctctctcaaacacacacacgcacacacacacacacacacacacacacacacacacacacacacacacacacacacacacacacaaagacacttacacacacacacacacacagaaagagagagagagagagagagagagagagagagagagagagagagagagaggcatacatgctccctctccctctctaactcacactcactcacaaaatgtgtatggaatgattattttatttgttttacaccatgtatttcacatattttttggtagtttggtattgcttttatgttcagtgttcagaatgtgattgtaaaaaaaaaaaaatagttgtagGCCTATACTTTTACTCCTGTTTATTTCTGGATattgctgttgtttatttacactttttttttattttgtttacattctaaagttatttttttattttattttttatgcatttgaatcattcaaatgttcaataatatGCAACTACAGTCTGACTCAGAGTTTTGTCCTTTAGGTGTGACCTAGGTGCCATTTATGAACAGTTGGTCACATCCAGTAAAATGAATGGCTTTCAATGGCCCTCTGCTGGTCAAAACAAGTTATTGCTTAAATACTAATCTCCTTAGTTTTTTCACTAACCTCCAGATGGTAGCATTCTACACATAACACCTAGATCTATATCCAgaaacagtttaaattaaatttagataataatttaagtgattttttcattaaaaaatgatatttcacatGCAAGCTAATGGTGTAGTTGTGGATTTGTGTGGTAAATGGGTACAAAAGTACTTTAAATCTCCCAAAACACATCATTAATGCATAGTTGAggagttaacaaaaaaaatgatatattatttgtattattgaaaatgtatattttttctacaattatgctttcaattttggggtcatattgaccccAAAGACCAGATTGGTAAACAGGAAATGAGGACCTTTTGAGGGTTAATACTATTTTTAGGACTATTACGTTTTTgcattattatcatcatatatttattgacaattaagcacatcTCCCTTTTTAGTTAATATTACTGTAATGAAAAAAACTAACTGTAAAGTATTTATGCATCGTACTAGTAGGTGTTAGACTTCTAAGAAAAGATCCTATTACAGTAGAATTTATTGCATCACAACAATGGGAATCACCAATGAGAATAATAGGAATTGCATGTAAATATTTGGATGCATTATGATGAGAATTTGAGGGGGGAAAGTGTTAAATGTccatgaaaatgtgaaaaaaaaaaagatctttcaattttgtggtgaaatgtggTGTGTTTTATAACAGGTCAGAAGTCAAGAAAGAAGAACTCAATGCCCGTTTAAGTTTTTCTCCTCAAAGAAGAGGCAAAACCCAAGTACTAAATGAGTCAAATGAGCCTCTGTTAAGACACGTAAATGTCCAATGGCCTAATTTTTCTATTACAGCAGGCCAACAGGAAAGATGACCAGTTGTGCATGAATCCCTTTCAGCCAGCAGAGggcacacacacgtgcacacactgTCATGAGGCTTCCAGCTGCCTGGTCAACAAACtgctaaaaaactaaaacaacaaaaaaggggAGGCAGTGCATTCACATGACTTCACAGGACACGCCCAGACAGCCCTGCTTTCGGTCTTCTCTACTGTTGAGCTTTTTCATGCGATAATGTCGGATCTCACGGACAAGGGTGTAAAAAGCATCCTCAACTCCCTAAAAAACAGTGAAAAGAGATGAGACATCGCATAACCGAGAAAATTAAAGTAGGGGTTTGATGATCAGTCTTTGCCCACCTGTCTGGTCTTGGCAGAAGTTTCTACAAACTCTATGCCGTAGCTTCTGGCAAGTTCCTGAGCTTGCTTGGTGTCCACCGTTCTGGCCAAATCACACTTGTTCCCCACTAGGACCATGGGAACATCATCAGAGTCCTTCACGCGCTTGATCTGTTCTCTAAAGAGCAGCACGTTAGCACATTATAGACTTTGTGGAAAACATTACAAATAGTCCTGCATATTTATAATAGAATTTATGACATTATTGACATGTCTTAAACTTTATCCACTTGTTTTGTTTTACCACTGCTTAAAATCCAGAGGATTCAGAAATATAACTGAAACCCCTTTCTTTGGCTTACGGACCTGTACAAATGCACATCTGCGAAGGATTTGCTGTTATTTATGGCAAAGACACAGAGGAAACCCTCTCCTGTCCTCATGTACTGGTCCCTCATTGCGCTGTACTCTTCCTGACCTGCAGTGTCCAGGATGTCCAGGAGACATGTCTCACCGTCAATCACCACCTGCTTCCTGTAAGAGTCCTGAAGACACGGCCATGATCAGCACTGGAAATCTTCATGCATGACAGTCTGTATGTATAGTTTGTATcctattctaattaaatattcagTGAAGGTCATGATGACAAAATGAAAAAGCCAAATGCTGATGGTCATGCATTAAATGTCAAATATCAACAGTCCACTAGAGCAGTAACATTCAAACATTTAGGgtcatgcattaaattgatcagaagagACATtgaagacatttagaatgttacaaaataattctatttcaaataaagtcTGTTTTCACGGTCCACAAATATATGAAACACCACTTTTTTCCAACACTAATATTAATATGAGatgttccttgagcagcaaatcagcatattagaatgatttctggaggaagactggagaaaaGATACTGAAAAATAAgatttgcattatttaaaaaaaatattaagcgaaaatatattttgcaatattattgtttttactttgaaatttccatcaaataaatgcagccttgctgaacaTAAGAgatgtcttttaaaaatattgaaatctttTACTAATCCCAAAATTTTGAGTGGTAGTGCAAGTAAAATTTGATcagtcatttaaaattaaattaacattttagcgGCATCTAGCGGTGAGATTGTGAATTGCAACCAACGGTTGAGTCCCCCCGCTCACCACTCCCTTTAGAGAAGCTACGGTGGCCGACACAGACAAAGATGTCCTTggtaaagacagcagagagcaaTGATATTTCTTTCCAATGGTAAATTAaagaattatatttacttaattattcaataagCCGATGTTATTGCAAATATTAGTGTACTGCGTACAGTGTTTTTACTTGCAAGAACAACAAAGTGTGACGCAACGCACTCTGTAAAGCAGAGTTTGTCAATTTAGGGATACTGTAGAAACATGATGGCGACTTCCAAGTAAGGGGACCCGCGGTGTATGTAGATAGAAATAGCTCATTATAACGGTTTATTAAGTAAGGTATTTGGGTGGTGTTGGCACAgtagataagacacatgcctttggtgtgagagacctgggttcgaatccactgtgagacaccaatgtgtccctgagcaggacacttaacccctagttgctccagaggtgtgcgacctctgacatgtatagcaaatgtaagtcgctttggataaaatcatcagctaaatgaataattgtaaatgtaaatgtatttatacaccTTTGAAAACATAGTTATACATATTATGTTGCATTTACGTCAATAGattgttgtaaatattacacattgcaccttta harbors:
- the nras gene encoding GTPase NRas; the encoded protein is MTEYKLVVVGAGGVGKSALTIQLIQNHFVDEYDPTIEDSYRKQVVIDGETCLLDILDTAGQEEYSAMRDQYMRTGEGFLCVFAINNSKSFADVHLYREQIKRVKDSDDVPMVLVGNKCDLARTVDTKQAQELARSYGIEFVETSAKTRQGVEDAFYTLVREIRHYRMKKLNSREDRKQGCLGVSCEVM